The following proteins come from a genomic window of Sorghum bicolor cultivar BTx623 chromosome 3, Sorghum_bicolor_NCBIv3, whole genome shotgun sequence:
- the LOC8058203 gene encoding dihydroflavonol 4-reductase encodes MAEVVTTPAAMNGGASVKGPVVVTGASGFVGSWLVMKLLQAGYTVRATVRDPANVVKTKPLLDLPGATERLSLWKADLAVEGSFDDAIRGCTGVFHVATPMDFESKDPENEVIKPTVEGMISIMRACKEAGTVRRIVFTSSAGTCNIEEWRKPVYDEDNWTDVDFCRRVKMTGWMYFVSKTLAEKAALAYAAEHGMELVTIITTLVVGPFLSTGMPPSMITALALVTGNEAHYSILKQVQFVHLDDLCDAHIFLFEHPAAAGRYVCSSCDTTIHDLAAMLRDRYPEYDIPERFPAGTGIEDDLQMVHMSAKKLQDLGFTFRYTRMEDMYDDAIRTCREKGLIPLAAAGRDDGSASVRAPGERDVTATAGGDVSAPVRAPGGETDVTIGA; translated from the exons ATGGCGGAGGTGGTGACAACGCCGGCGGCGATGAACGGGGGCGCGAGCGTGAAAGGGCCGGTGGTGGTCACGGGggcgtcgggcttcgtcggctCCTGGCTCGTCATGAAGCTCCTCCAGGCCGGCTACACCGTCCGGGCGACGGTGCGCGATCCCG CGAACGTTGTGAAGACGAAGCCATTGCTGGACCTTCCCGGAGCAACGGAGCGCCTGTCCCTATGGAAAGCCGACCTGGCGGTGGAAGGCAGCTTCGACGACGCCATCAGGGGCTGCACCGGCGTCTTCCACGTCGCCACGCCCATGGACTTCGAGTCCAAAGACCCTGAG AATGAGGTGATCAAGCCGACGGTGGAAGGGATGATAAGCATCATGCGAGCCTGCAAGGAGGCAGGCACCGTGCGCCGCATCGTCTTCACTTCCTCCGCCGGGACGTGCAACATCGAGGAGTGGCGGAAGCCCGTCTACGACGAGGACAACTGGACCGACGTCGATTTCTGCCGTCGCGTCAAGATGACCGGATGG ATGTACTTCGTGTCTAAAACCCTGGCGGAGAAGGCGGCGCTGGCGTACGCGGCGGAGCACGGCATGGAGCTCGTCACCATCATCACGACGCTCGTGGTCGGGCCTTTCCTCAGCACGGGCATGCCGCCGAGCATGATCACCGCGCTGGCGCTCGTCACGGGGAACGAGGCGCACTACTCGATCCTGAAGCAGGTGCAGTTCGTCCACCTCGACGACCTCTGCGACGCCCACATCTTCCTCTTCGAGCACCCGGCCGCCGCCGGGCGCTACGTCTGCTCCTCGTGCGACACCACCATACACGACCTCGCCGCCATGCTCAGGGATAGGTACCCCGAGTACGACATCCCGGAGAGGTTCCCAGCTGGGACTGGGATCGAGGACGACCTCCAAATGGTGCACATGTCGGCCAAGAAGCTCCAAGACCTTGGGTTCACTTTCAGGTACACGAGGATGGAGGACATGTACGACGACGCCATCCGGACGTGCCGGGAGAAGGGCCTCATCCCCCTCGCCGCTGCCGGAAGGGACGACGGCTCTGCCTCAGTGCGCGCACCCGGCGAGAGGGATGTGACGGCCACTGCCGGAGGGGACGTCTCTGCCCCAGTGCGCGCACCCGGCGGCGAGACGGATGTGACGATTGGCGCTTAG